In the Deferribacter desulfuricans SSM1 genome, TCGACACTGATATTCCTAAACCAAAAGAAAATCAGGTATTAATCAAAGTTGCTGCAACTTCCATAAATAGACCAGATTTAGTCCAGAGAGAAGGGAAATACCCTCCTCCACCTGGAGAATCTGAAATCTTAGGATTAGAAGTTGCAGGTATCATAGAAGAGGTTGGATCAAATGTAAAAGGTTGGAAAAAAGGTGATAGGGTAGCTGCTCTTGTCGGTGGTGGAGGATATGCCGAATATGCCGTTGCATACGCAGATCATTTAATCCCAATACCAGACAGTATGACCTTTGAAGAAGCTGCTTGTATTTGCGAATCATATATAACTGCATTTTTAAATGTAATTCTTCTTGGCGAATTAAAAGATAACAATTATGCAATTTTTCATGGTGGAGGTGGCGGTGTAAATACTGCTGCTATTCAGATTACAAGGGCAATTAGAAACGATGTAAAAATTATAGTAACTGTTTCACCAGAAAAAATGGAAAAAGTAAAAGAATTAGGTGTTGATCTATTAATTAATTACAAAGAACACCCTGATTTCTCACAAATAATAAGGGAGTTTACAAATAAAAGAGGTGTAGATGTTATTTTAGATCACATTGGAGCAGCTTATTTAGAGCCAAATATAAAATCTTTAGCCTATGGGGGTAGACTTGTAATTATTGGAGTTACAAGCGGAATAAAAGCTGAAATAAACCTCGGGCTTGTCATGGTAAAAAGACATAAAATTATCGGCTCTGTTTTAAGATCAAGACCTGTTGAAGAAAAAGCTGAAATAATAAAAGCATTTAACGAACAGGTTATGCCAAAATTTGCTGATAGAACAATCGTTCCAATTATTTACAAAGTTTTTCCATTAGAAGAAGTAAAACTTGCACATCAAACAATGGAAGAAGACAAACATTTTGGAAAAATTGTCTTAAAAATAGCAGATCTATAACTTTAACCGTAGAAATAGCTACATAATAGAATATTTAGGGGCTCTCGCCCCTCTACACGACCACATTTTGTATTTGCGAGCGTAGTGAAGCAATCTCAATTAATAAATCATTCTGAGAATAATGTATTTATATTACCATTTATGATATCATTACCAATATGTTTTAAATCATTATAAATATCTTCAATATCAACATCTTGTATCCATTTTAATGATTTTAAATATTCTTTTGGAATAGTTGTTATAATTTCAAATACAGTTTGTGGATCAATACCAGCATCCTTTCTTGATGCATACTTAAAAACAATCCTCCAATCAAATAAAAAATTCTTTGCAAGCATCCACAAATCCACAATATCTTTTGGCTCAAACCTATATAAAGCACTCACTTTATTTACAAGAATATTTTTCCATGTATCAACTAAACCATAATTTTCATAAAAAAAAGGTCTATCAATTCTAAAGTTTACATCCGATACAAAATCAATTTTT is a window encoding:
- a CDS encoding nucleotidyl transferase AbiEii/AbiGii toxin family protein; the encoded protein is MSDYVKYYLENLYPFQDGILNILKKLKTPFYLTGGTALSRIYFNHRFSDDLDFFVNSQKDFDIYCSLILEELYKCADELEYTFDSERIKKSDTYVRIYLIKSEIELKIDFVSDVNFRIDRPFFYENYGLVDTWKNILVNKVSALYRFEPKDIVDLWMLAKNFLFDWRIVFKYASRKDAGIDPQTVFEIITTIPKEYLKSLKWIQDVDIEDIYNDLKHIGNDIINGNINTLFSE
- a CDS encoding NAD(P)H-quinone oxidoreductase, with protein sequence MKAVICDGFGGVDVLKIIDTDIPKPKENQVLIKVAATSINRPDLVQREGKYPPPPGESEILGLEVAGIIEEVGSNVKGWKKGDRVAALVGGGGYAEYAVAYADHLIPIPDSMTFEEAACICESYITAFLNVILLGELKDNNYAIFHGGGGGVNTAAIQITRAIRNDVKIIVTVSPEKMEKVKELGVDLLINYKEHPDFSQIIREFTNKRGVDVILDHIGAAYLEPNIKSLAYGGRLVIIGVTSGIKAEINLGLVMVKRHKIIGSVLRSRPVEEKAEIIKAFNEQVMPKFADRTIVPIIYKVFPLEEVKLAHQTMEEDKHFGKIVLKIADL